CTAATCTTTCCAAGCAAAGAACTCCATTGTTTCCATTTCTATTttatatctatacacacacacacatatatatatatagtgtgtgtgtgtgtatactattgttagctgccatcaagttgcctgtaacttgtggtgaccttatacacaacaaaactaaatgttgcctggtcctgtgtcatcctcacaatcaccagcatgttctagtccatcgttgtggctgttgtgccacTGCCCccgtgtcagtttgtcatactgtggtggcttccgtgttgctgtgatgctggaagccatgctattgatatttcaaataccagtgggatcactcttggtggacaggtttcagtggtgcttccaactaagacacactaggaagaaaggcctggcaatctatggaaaattagccaattaaaaccttatggatacacacaaacacacacacacatataattgaaatgtgtaacttaaaaaaatgacTAACCTCTTAATGTTTTTCACGAAATTTGTTTAACCTCAGAGGGATCTTTTAGGAAGTAATAAATCTTGTGgtcaagaaacattctttgaagtTCAACTattccttttgtttcacttcaatttcttcttttaaactcaagcaaaattaaataaaatacttttattaaAATAGTACCTCTATTATGGTCTaatttcttataaaatatttctacTATCTTTCCTCCTACCTGTAAATATGCAttgaaaacttaatttttttttgagggggataGGCTAAGAAATTATCTGTGGGTTGATTCTAAATGGTGGTATGTGAATGCTTATTTTCTTActtgttcttttttatattttaattttccaataaataaaaaaaatttaaagtattaGGAATCAAAAATTCAGGCATCTCACTGAAACAGTATAAATAGCCCAGATACAGACTTGGCAGAGATCGCTGCTGTCTCCCGCCATCCATTCTCCTAACATTTTATGGAATTCTTAGCTGCACACATGGTGGCCACAGTGAAGACCCCATTTCCCAGCTCTGGCCAATGGGACATAAGTAGAAGTGCTATGTGGCAGCTTCTGGAATCACTTGAGAGTGTTTATCCCTTCATTCTCTTCTGCTGCCCAGAATACAGATATCACCATATTGGACCATGATGAGGTCAAGGCCATTTAAAGCAAAGCAACAAGACAGAAAGTGTATGGAGAGCGTCACTTCAACCCTAAACTCCCTACCTGGACAATGGGAGAAAGAAACTTCTATCTTGCTTAACTGTTATTTCTGGATTTGGGAGTCCTTggatggagcaaacagttaagtgctttggTGATaatcaaaagcttggtggttcaagtccacccagaagcaccacggaagaaaagcctggtgacctacttctggaaaatcggccattgaaaaccctatggagcacagttctacttcgacacacatggggtcaccatgaatcagaatcaacttgagagcaactggTTGGTATTTTGGATTCTCTGTAAAGCCCCGCTGAACCTAATCCTAATTTAGCTGTAGACCTATATGCACATACATAGAGATTTAGGCACAACGTTTAAGTGTTCGGCTGGTAACTAAAATgttgacaatttgaacccacccagtggctctgagggagaaacccagcaatctgtttctgtaaagattacagccaagaaaaccctatggggcagttctgctctgttccatggggtcactatgactcaaatCGACAGTACCCAACAAGAAGTCTGTGATATCACTGGCATTGTATATCAGCAGGGAAAAATGAAACAACTGGTTTGGCGCAGGGACGAGGTAAATCCCTACATTACCACACACATAAACAAGTCACAGATGGCCCTAACTGTGACAagcaaatttttaaaagctttataaGAAAATTCAAAGAGAATATCTTTATGAACTTGAGATAGggaggatattttttaaaaatttatttattgtgctttaggccaaagttacaaatcaagtcagtctctcatacaaaaagccgtACTCGCCCTGTAGTGCACTCCCAGCTCCTCTGCCCTTAACGAGACAgcgcattcctcctctccaccctgtattccccatgtctattcaaccagttcctgtccccctcttccttctcatctcgtctccagacaggagtcgcccacatCGTCTCATACGTCTACTGGAGCCATGAAGTTCGCTCCTCACCAGCAAGGGAGGATTATTTTTTAAGAGACAAAAGGTAAAAGCATAAAGGAAATAATAGGTGAATTTGACAACATCGAAATTTTAAACTTCTGTATGACAAAAAAgctataaacaaaaataaaagagaagcaacAGGCCAGAGGGTAGCATTTCCTGGAGTGCGGTCTGTCATGTATGAGTTCATGTAGgccatgggtgggggtgggggtgggggtgggggtgggggtgggggtgggggcaggggcgggggtggGTCAGACAAGTTTGGGGAGAGCTGGTGCATATATTTCATTTTCCTCTCAGGTAGTGACAATGCATATTAGCTTATCAAAAATTCTGATGATTTCTACCAAAACCCTCTTCCTGTATGGAACTCAGCATTCCCCGCAGTTATTTGACTGTGGGActttttggtttgtgtgtgtgttgacatTTATGAACTTCCTCTGGATGTAGATGAAACACCTGGAAATGCCGCCATAAGGAGTAAAGCTGTCTCATGGAGGAAACGATTGCTGCAGTCACCTTTGTGTCCCCATAGTTACCTCTGACACCTTCAGTAGTTCTGACCAGCAGCAGCATCAGAAAAAtgaaggagagggaaggaggaggaggaggaaaagagaaataaaaagaaatctggGTATTTGGCAATAGGAGTAAATTCTCCTGGCGGAGTGAACATGTCCCAAGCGGAGGAAGTCAGCTGTAATATGGGCTTTTCTTCCTCACGGCCACTGGCTGGGGCCGCTAGAAGTCAATGTTTTGAGGCATGTCCAACTAGGGAAAACGGaccattttaaagataatttagGACAAATTCCAGAGCATTGTGATGTAGAAAATGTCAGTCAGTGGGACTGATTTCTTGATCGTTAtaggaaaagaaaagggaagacaaCAAATATCTAGGATGATTAATTCTACATGGATTaactactctctctctctctgggctctgACATTAAGGCCTTCGTAGTCTacagaaaacccactgccgtagagtcggttgtgactcatagcaaccctacaggacagagtaggactgtccccatagggtttctaaggttgtacatctttacggaagctgactactacatttttctcctgaggagcggctggtggcctTGAGcaactgatcttctggttagcagccgagcacttttaaccaccgcatcaccaaggctccttgtagTCTAGAGACAGAGATTTTATTAATATTTCAGGTGCAGTTTAAAGTCCTTTACTTATTTTATCTGTGACATAAGCACTATAATTATTCTCACTTTtaggatgaggaaagtgaggcacagTTAAGTAACTAACTTAAGGTTAAAAAGCTACCAAGGGGTTGAGGCAGGATTCCAGCCCAGGCAATGTCATAGATGCTGCTCCTTTAACCACTGCTCTGTCCTACTTTTCTTGTAGATAACTACAATACAGCTCATGAAACAATGCAATAGAGAGAGGAATAAAGTGAAAACGGTGAGTCAGGAAGGTTCAGTGGGATGTCAGCCTACCTTGGTGACAAGTTTGCCTGGGAGAGAATGGAGAATGCCACTTTAGGGTGAGGTCAATGGCAGCACGGCCTGTGGAAGGGTCTGGAAGGGGCTTATTTTAAAGGAGATTGTGTCAATCCAGATAGGGTCTTTGGACACCTCCAGCCAGCACAAGTTTTCCAGCAGGAGAGATAGGCCAGGTTGTTTCTCAGGAAGATATTGCAATGTGGAGGGTTGACCGACCTGGAATGAGGCCAGTGGAGGGGCAGGGATAAACTTTGCCATATTCCCCAAAAAGACAgcagagggaaaggaaagaaaaaaagggcttTAGAGGATTTGGTTCTGGATTTCCTGTGGATAAAAAATAGTACCTGAGAAAAACACAGAGCCCCCTGATGCCTACGGCTTGGACAGAGGTGTTAGTTTTCTGAGTTTTGTGCATGTTTTGATTAGCAGAGAGAATGTGATAATGGCATGCATTTGAGAGTCGTGGTCCTCTTTGCACAGTGCCTGGAGTCGACTAAGAAGTCGCCCCAACCCCCCGCGACAAAGCAGAATGATGGTCATTTGCAATCCAATGCCTTGACCATGGAGCTTTGCTTCTCTATTGCACGACCCCGGTTCGAACGTCCTGCGCGTTCATTGCGCAAGGAATCGAAGGCTGGTCCCTTGCCCAGGAAGGCCGCCAGGCCAGACGTGCGGGTCCCGCCCGGGTTCCCGCCCTAGCTTCTACCGGAGCATCAGGTGGGGCCCAAGGCAGGAGCAGACAAGGCTGAGGCGGCCTCTCTTGGACTTGACGGGCCTTTTGCAAGTCGTCGACACTCTGGCCAGTGGTCCCGGAACATCTGCAGGCTCCGGCGGAGTGGAGGCGTTTTGGTGGGAgagccccctcccccgccccgcccagGGTGCACGCGGCGCTCCGCTCCCCTTCCCCACGCAACGGGTTTCCTAGCGCCAGGGCCTAGGACACCCTCACCCTGGGTCGGCCCCAGCCTCCCAGGAACAGGCAGCAGGCCGGCGGGCACCAGCCCCCGGCCCCCAGGCACCGCCCTCCCGGCCCCCCAACTCACGAACTACAAGTCCCAGCAGTACCAGCAGCGGGCACCTCGCGCCTCGCAGCGGAGACCCCCGGCCGTCCAAGCGGCGGGGCTCCGGCTGCGCTCGTGCCCGGGTCGGGCGGGGAGGCCGGTCccgcgggcgggggcgggggcagcTCCGCGGCttctcccgccgccgccgccgccaaaGGGAGTTTCCAGGAAGTGGCCATATTGGATCCATTCAGCCGCAGCCGCCCGGGCGGAGCGCGTCCCGCAGCCGGCTCGTCCCCGTCGCGGCCCCGGCGCTTCCCCGGCCCGCCCGCCCGGTGGGGAGCTCGCCATGGCGGCCACCGACTTGGAACGCTTCTCGGTGAGGGCCCTGCTGGGCCGCGGCACTGCTCGGGGGAAGTGCGGGGCGCGGGCAGGGGGCCTTCCTGCAGCCGGCCGGGGGGCGCGAGCGGGCTGTCAGTGCGCGCGGCCGGGCCTCGACGCTGGGCCGGCTCCGAGATATCCAGAGCGCACTCTCGGCCGCGCTAGCCCGAGGTACCGGGGAGCCGGGTGGCGGTGCCTTGCCAGGCAGGTCGACCCCCTCGGGTGCAGGCGAGGCAGGCCCCCTTTCGCCGAGAGGAGCAAAGACTTGCCTGGCTCCGGGCAGGTGCGAGGACACACTGGGGGCCCGGGACCGGAGAAGACGGCCCGGGATACTCCGGACCCCCATCCCCCGGGCCATTTCTTTTGCACAGCTGGGGAGATTCCTAGCCGCGCAGGTGTTGTTGGATGGACAGAACCGGTGAAGATGAAGCCCTTGGGGCCTGAGGGAGCCCCTCCAAATGAGCTCAGGGCATTTGCAGACTTGAGTCCTAAGGCCCCTGGGCCTGCCTTTCGTTCCTTCCTTGCCCCCGGCTCGGATCCTGTGTGCGACTCCAGGCAGGTCCGGCCTCAGTGGTCGGGTCTGCGGCAGCCATTCCCCAGGAACTGGGGCGATTCCAGATCCAGTGCCTCGTGGGCGTTTGCTTGGGCCCCAGTTGGTGGTCAGCCTTCTGCAGGGCTGACGTCCCGGTGGCCCTTGCAGGGGTCTTTCTGGGCCTAAGGTGACCAATAGTCAACTTCCTAAAGGTTTTTATAATTCACCCAGGAGGAGGGAGGCCTTTTGGGGGTTGTGTCTGCACTCCCCTGTTGTCTGGGGCTGGATTTGGGTGTGTCTGGGAGGCTGGGCTGTGACAGTGAAGGAAGCTGTGTCCTCTTGCCAGCTTGTGAGGCCCTGGCccaaggggagggggagggagggctcAGGCTGCTGCGGGGAGGAAGGGGGTAATGCTGAATGTGAAACCTATAAAGAATTGGTTCTTGTTCTAAATAAGGGAGCCAGGAGTTATGTAATTAATGCTATAAATACTGTCATCTGAATTTATATATGTAAGTTTTCTGTTTAATCTGaaaatacatttcttagtctACTTTGGAAATACACGTAACTAAAGTGGGAGCTGTTGGCCTCCGAATTTCTAGGCTGGGGTGTTTTATTTCTGGTGGGTGGGGGCTGTGTGTCAGTTAAGTAAGCTTACGTGAGGAACAGACTCAGAGCTTGGTCAAATCAGAGATTCATCTCACCCCTGCTCTGTAAGTTGGAATTTATGTACCTGAGGAGGGCAGCATTGGAATCCCAGTAGACCTTCTGATTAACTGGTGACCTAGAGACCTGGGAATGCCTGCATGTCTGTGTGCCTGTGAGTGTCCGTGAACGGGGCATATTTTGTGTCCAGCTGATCAGAAAGTTATGTCTGGGTCTTGTCTGTGGCCGAAGGATGCTCTAACAGATGGTCTTGCAGGTGGGAGCAGTATATAGAGTAACTAGAACTAGATTGCCTCGTATGAATCCTAGGGTGCTACTTATTGGCCATGTAACTTCAGGCAAGTTATTTACCcctcagttttctaatctgtaGAATGGGATAAGAATATCACCTCCCTCACTGGGTTATTGTGAAGACCCAGTGAGATAGTGCAGGCGAGGTGttcagagcagtgcctggcacacagcaaggaCACAGTAAATAGCACATGATACCTGGTATCGATGTTGGATGTGGAGACTGACCCTCTGTAAGTGGGCAGAAGAGAGTCAATGCCCTCCCCAGGGGCTTCCATCACTGCATATCCAGAAATTACCCTCAGAGCCTATAGGCCTGGCTGTATTGCCAGGCCGTAGACTGGAGGGGCCCTCCCCTCTGCTTCCCGTGTTTGTTCTTGGATAATTTCTGTGAGGACTTCAGTTGTTACCCCGTGGtgggctgaggcacagagaggggacTGACTCAGGAAAGGGTGTAGAGCCTGAGCTCAGGGGCCTTGGTTACTGTGCCAGGTTAAACTGGACGGATGGACACCTTCCACACCCTCTGCGCTCTGGGCTGTCAGCCTCTTGGGCGGATTTGGACAGGGATGGATTTGGGTGGAGGCCCGGGGTGGAGTTTGGCCTGAATTTAGGAGTCTGGACTCCATTCTGCCCTCCTGGCTTGTCATCATGAGAGAAATCATCTCTTCCTCTCTTGCCCTTAGTTTATCTGTCTTTGATATAAAATGGGTACAGTCGTACTGATGTTCTTCAAAGAGCTCATGGAAGGTTAATTACCATCTAAGGCATGTTTGGAGATATGCCTCAGTTTCTCGCCAGCCCCAGGGAACACTGGGTTACTCACTGACTTCTATGTGAAGTAGTGGCTGTGAGGCTATGGGCTGATGGGTCTAAGGCAGGTCTACACTTTGCCAccctgcccacccccccccccccccaccatccTGCATCCCCACACAGCTCAGACCAGCCACGGAGGCCTGGGATCTGTCCTGATCTGGAGCTTAGGTGTCCATGCAGAGTTGTCCTCTATATTTTGGGATCAATGGGTGCTGGGTTCCCATTTCTCTTTCACAAACCCTTCTTGTGGACCCAAGCACACCACCAACTGGTCCGTTTCTTGTATCCACACAGCATGGTGTAAGCACCGCTGGCCCAGCAGCCTTTACATTCTGGTTGGGCCCTTCTCAACCCTAAGTCAGCCATGGGGTTGGGGTCAATGTCTGTTCATGCATGTCTGGGATAGCTCTCTGGGGGCTTTCTGTTGTCTCTTGCTCTTCTTAGGCAGTTAGGCTCCTGTCCACTTTGCTTTGCCCTGGTTCTTACTGGGTTCCTGACTCAGGCCTCGCTCCTTCTTACCCCCAAGGGCCATCTCTTATGTGTCTCCTGTCAGAATCTCATGGGGCAGCGTTTGTTTAGGGCCTGGAGGAAGGAGATttgagggggagagggaagaagcaTGCAGCACGGCAGCCTCACGCCTGGCATTTCTCCCAGCCAGACACTACACCCCCAACTCCGCTTATCCCCAGCACCATCTGTCACTTCCGTTGTCACCCCTGTAATCTTGACACTTCCCCAAGAGGCAGGCTATTCAAGGAGTGCCTATTCCCTCTCTGAAGCAAGAGCTAGTGGGGAGGGATGTAGGAGGCAGCTCCCTGACCATGTGGGGTCAGGGCTCTGCCACAGTGTGAGACCTCTCTGTCCTGTAAAAATGGCCAGTAATCTCTTCGCTGAGCTGTTTGCAAAAGTGAGAGCTGAGCAAGAGACATCTGTGCAGCTCTCAGTGCCTGGTGGTATTGAGGGATCATAAGTGGGCACCACCTACGAAGCCACAGCCCTGCCCCCTTCCCCTGGAAGGGGGGTCTGTCCTGCCCTACCACCCTGCTGGCACTGTGCCATGCTCATTTTAGGAAGGTCTGCCTGGGACTTTGATTGGAGCAGGCCAGAGTGAGGAGGCTGGTGGGAAGGCCTTGGGGATCCAAGGGAACACATGATAAGGGACTGACCAGGGTGGGAATAGAGAGGGTGGCAAGGAGGAGACCAATCCTAGCGCCAGTGAGAAGGGAGAATGGACCTGACTTTTGTCATAGACTTTCGATGACAGGGAGGGTGCTAGATGCTTTGTGGCCATTGTCTTGTTGATGTCAACAGAACGCATTTCGGCGAGGATGCAGACTGTGATCATTAGCCAGGAAAGGATGGGCCCAAGACTCAAACCCCAGcaccagagtactccttggagtGGCAGAGGAGGTGGAGCCCCCTCAGCTTTGAGCCCTAGAATGGGCTGGGTATAGGCACATGTTTGGGGTAGTAACTACATACCAAAAATCTCTGTGGCTTGCATCCAGCTGCTGGAGGCAAGCAGCTACAGGATGACAGAGCACAGAGTCTGAGGGTGGCCAGCCTCTGTGTGTCCCCTGCAACCTCTCCTTCCTACCGCTGTGCTGCCAGCTTGGGGCTCAGGAGCCCCAGGCATGGCCCCTGGGCCCAGGCTCTGCCAAACGACCGGATATGGAGCTGTGCAGGCAGGAGGGAGCCATCTGTCTGGGGAAGGGCCACCTCCCCGGGTCAGCATGCCCTTGTGGTAGAGCCAGGGTGCTCTTTGCTGGCTTCCTAAGGAGCCGTATGCGTGCTCAGGGCTCATGGAAGAACATGTCTGGAAAGGGGCGGCAGAGGTTGGGGCCAGGGGCATCTTGGCTGTAGTTACAGCTGCCATGGAGCTCTTGAGGTAAGTTAGATACTGTCCTTCTCAGAACACATGGCTTCTAGGTGGTTCTTGGCCCCTGTCATGGAGACCACATTGGAAGGACAGAAGTAGGGGAGGAGGGAGTAAGGGCCCACTTCTGATCGAAGCTGGCTGACTGTTCTCTGAGGTGTTTCCTGGGCTTGGGCCACCTGGGGCCTGGGTTCAGAAGGGGCTGTAGAGCCATGGGTGTGAGCTGACACTGCGTGGTGAATGGGATGAGTGACAGAAAAGTACAGCAGCACTGCCCCTAGCCATCACTGGCCTATGCTGGTGCATTTCTTTGCCCTTTCTAGTCCGTCCTGGGGTTGGAGGAAAGGTGTGGATAGAGAGCACTTTTGCTGCTTACATGCCACCTTCTTCCTCCAGAGAAGCTTAGACCACTCTGGCTTTCTCTGCTGCAAGGCTGTAGTGGCTGCTGCTGCAGTCCCTGAACCAAGTGAGGAAATGAACACCTGAGGTTCTAGTACCTTCAAGGCCCAGATCCCCCATCTGCTCTGCCGTGGGCTAGATCACTCTTGCAGGTGGCACAACAGAGCCCAGGAATGTGTCTGTGTCCTAGGCCTTGGGGGATGAGCCCAGAGAGCAGCAACTGTGCTtgttccattgttgttgttgttaggtgctgtcatgttggttctgactcatagtgaccttatgcacaacagaacgaaacactacctggtcctgcaccatc
The window above is part of the Elephas maximus indicus isolate mEleMax1 chromosome 2, mEleMax1 primary haplotype, whole genome shotgun sequence genome. Proteins encoded here:
- the LOC126066807 gene encoding translation initiation factor IF-2-like, which gives rise to MGVRSIPGRLLRSRAPSVSSHLPGARQRGRECALDISEPAQRRGPAARTDSPLAPPGRLQEGPLPAPRTSPEQCRGPAGPSPRSVPSRWPPWRAPHRAGGPGKRRGRDGDEPAAGRAPPGRLRLNGSNMATSWKLPLAAAAAGEAAELPPPPPAGPASPPDPGTSAAGAPPLGRPGVSAARREVPAAGTAGTCSSRCQYSLKCLPDTSSSLFISISLQPIDQSLPCLMSCLQEWFLSWANKRFEDHDRRDSSSLSQTIKSGLFMRIWGLHPTVLLLPQEFSVVLPVRAVIGCGRAPSSSSGLRMISRSMRENVQDFVNPWELRTG